The Lolium rigidum isolate FL_2022 chromosome 1, APGP_CSIRO_Lrig_0.1, whole genome shotgun sequence region CCCAACGCTGCAGCTAGATGCCATGCTGCGTGGATGTAGGGGGTCTCCGGGAAGACATCATCTGCTATGAACAGCGCACCACCAAGAAGAGATGACATCCTGTGCAAGTTATGAGCCGTCTTGAGCTCTGGTTCTGTCGATGCTCGTTTCGCGAATGAAACCTGAGGCAGAAGATAACACTTGTAGGTCATTAGAGGGAAACATCATACATCATAGACGGATATGTTAAGAACTGAAGAAATAAATCCTCCCAACGCTAGTCTATTGCTCTCAAAGTAGCATGGCAGAAGCTTAGAAGAATACTTGCCTCCATCATCCCAGTGTGGATGGCTGTGACCATCAAGGGCTGGAAAGGTAGGAGCAATGTCGATGCGGCCATTAGTAATTTTGGATGCTCATTGCGAAGCGCTCTTGTTAAACACTGTGTGAAACATGTCTTGTTACAATACACAGAAGATCAAATAGTTGCCATAAGAAGTTACAGTCATATACTGATATACTCACAATCTAACACTACAACTACAAATAGCAAGGTTTAAGAGTATAAGCTAAAAAATAAGAACTGCGGCAGTGCTGACGTATCAATATACAAACGTTAAGCAGGTTGTCACATGCAAACTTTGTAATATTCAAGTAGTAGATCATAAGGTCAAAATTTTACAATATTGAGATAATACTGAAGCTTTAGTTATTCAGCAGAATGAACAAATCGAGTTTGGTTATATACATTTCACAGTTTTTCTTGCTGAATATGCAtctataaagagagcataaattaCGGTTTACCATTATTCTATAAACATATCTTACTTACTAGTGTTGTGGTGGCAATCATTGTGTAGTCTGCCCAGCGCATGTATTTTCTAATTTCTCCTCTTGAAGTATGATACAAGCTAGATGCAACTCCAACTCCTATTAGTGAGTTAGCATAAAGTGCAGTATTCAAGGTCTTTCTGCAGAACTGGCACACGGCTGTTAGTTCAAAAATGGTCATCCAAAATGCAATAAGAAGGCAACCTTTAAAGAAGCAACTTAGTGGTTGAGAGATGCACTTGCCTTGGTGTCTGCAGTCCAAGAACAATGAAAGGAAGCGATGTGACAACATTAGCAATAGTTTCACCTACATGTTTATCACCTGGttcaaaataataataaaaaaagctGTTAAGTTACCAAACGAGATACTACATTGATTTGTCTGGATGATGTAATTTGTTAACCATACATGAGAGACTACAGTGAATAGGCTTCAGGCATGGGGGTCTTTGTTGCCAGAGTTGCCTGCAGTTACAAGACAAAGCATTAACTAATCCACAACTATTTCAGACAGAATTAACAGTTTCCTGGATGGAGCTCATAATGATGGCTCCAAAACCCTACCTGATTTGCAAACTTCGAGTCAAGCCGACGCCCTCCTGCTGCTCCCTAGTTGAAGCATCCATGATGCTTGTTTTGACAGCTTCATCATCACTGTACGGTGACCGGCCCGCAAGTTGTACCCCGTAGAGGCCATCCAGACCCCCAGAAGGTCTTCGATCTGTCTGAACTAACATTTATTTTACCCGGCGTGTAAGCAGAACAGACAATTTTCCTGTGGGCAAAAGAGTTGGGTTGAGACGTTGTTTAAGATCCAGGGGCAAAGCCTAGTCTACACAAGACAAAGAAGCAGTAGCATGTATGTAGAGTATGCAAGTAACATATTTTCATAACTCTAGCCTCAACATAAGCACCACACAGAGTTCAAATTTGGTTCCGTTTACCACTCCGTAGTACTTGTACTCAtctactccctccaatccttTTTTAAATTGACTTGGATTTaggacaaagttgtactaaaaggAATCGGAGGGATTAGTTACTAGCCCAACATTGCACAACAGGGTTGACGTTTGGAGTTTGGGCTTCATAATGCAAACACGGTTAGCTTCCCGACGAGCGACGAGGTTCATGGATTAGGTCCAAGCTACCGAGTCGTTCGCCTACAGTTCACAAACAGGACGACACTGATCACTTGGGTGGCTCACTCCACACCACTCCTAACAGGAGGGTAGTAAACCAACAGCGATTGAGTTATCGAAACGTCTAACCACCGTTTGTTAGCAACAACGGACGGAAAAGAAATGATAAGCTACGGCAGCCAAGCAGAGGAATTGTTTTCCTTGGATACAAGACGGAGCACTGCTCATCGGTAGCTCGACATCATTCAGCAACTGCAGAATATGCTGAAAAAATGCAACCCCCAAAATTGAGCGGCGGTTCTCTAAGAAGTTACAACAAATTCTGATGCTTGCCCCAAAACCTTGGTAGGATTATTAGCAGGTCAGGCACAAGCTTAAGATTCTTTTACTTGTAAATGAACGCGAATGGACATGCTGGACGGAGTAAATCGGCCAGGGAAGATCAGAAGAGCACCTTGGCACTGGGAAGCTGCCGggccgccgccgcgacctccCGAACTACTCGTACCTAAACCGCGCgattcctcctccttcctccgaCAAGAATGGAGAACAGGAAGGGGGAGTTGGGGAGAAAGGGCAGAAGATTTGGAGGATGGGAGGGGAGGAGGTTGCCGAATCCGACAGGATCTTCCTCTCCCGTGGGGAAGAAGAGGACGTCTCTGTGCGACCTCTGCAATCTGTAGCGCTCGGGGGTCGGAATATTCGCACCTTCCGGCCCAGGTCCCCTCCGGAGTCCCTCTCATCACTGAAACTGGCCCTTTCGCCCGGGTTTGTCGCTTGCTTCCCGCCGAGGCCCGCGGTGGTGACGGTCTCGGAGAAGGGCCTCCCGCGGGACGAATGCAATCGGGCCAGGGCCCATCAATCTGATGACTTCATGTTCTCGCTGCTCGTGTGGTTTTCATGTAGTACCACTTCGAAAAGATCGACCTTCGCAAACGAAAAAATTCAATCCGCAAAACATACGAGCGAGCGACGCGTGGCAAGCCCGCCCAAACACCAGCGCGCGACCCACGAACACCCCAGCGCGCGAGTACAGATGCGTCATCTCAGCGAATACGCTCGCCCACCAcggctaagagcatcttcagccggcgtcccccaaacggagcCGAATCGAGCGTTAGAGGATGTGTTTTCTTTGTGCCGCGTTTGAGAGACATCGCTCACTAGTGCATCCCCCAAACGTCGCTCCCAAACTTTTTTATAGGGTTATCAAAAACACAACCATTtaataaatatagcatataaataaatatgtttgccgagattgttttcaaattaaaatacaacaaacaattaaacaaatgtaataaatggggttagatcaaggtgccgcgacatttgctgataatcctttgatcctccacatatgctcaatgagatcattttgaagttgctcgtgaataTTGCTGTCacagatctctgcgtgcatggcgaggaaatcagcaaa contains the following coding sequences:
- the LOC124682708 gene encoding uncharacterized protein LOC124682708; amino-acid sequence: MLVQTDRRPSGGLDGLYGVQLAGRSPYSDDEAVKTSIMDASTREQQEGVGLTRSLQIRQLWQQRPPCLKPIHCSLSCDKHVGETIANVVTSLPFIVLGLQTPRKTLNTALYANSLIGVGVASSLYHTSRGEIRKYMRWADYTMIATTTLCLTRALRNEHPKLLMAASTLLLPFQPLMVTAIHTGMMEVSFAKRASTEPELKTAHNLHRMSSLLGGALFIADDVFPETPYIHAAWHLAAALGVCTCNKLLE